A portion of the Acidobacteriota bacterium genome contains these proteins:
- a CDS encoding cobalamin biosynthesis protein CbiA produces MDAISGDFLQPGDRLIAIVGNYGSGKTEVSVNLSLQLARHGSHVQIADLDIVNPYFRCREASTLMEAHGIRVVVPPGAQAWADLPIVLPEIRGMLHPPAGTLSILDVGGDDVGARSLASFRTSIAEGDYQLWQVINAKRPFTDTVAGCLAMRRAIETASRWSITGLLVNSHLVDQTTPQVVLDGWTLGQAVAKETGLPIRLVAVMDTLADAPELAEIGAPVLRMTRLMTPPWLVPRPASLSRLQGVRP; encoded by the coding sequence ATGGACGCCATCAGTGGCGACTTTCTGCAGCCCGGCGATCGCCTGATCGCGATCGTCGGGAATTACGGCTCCGGCAAGACCGAAGTCTCGGTGAATCTGTCTCTGCAGCTCGCCCGGCACGGCTCCCACGTCCAAATCGCTGATCTCGACATCGTCAATCCCTACTTCCGTTGCCGCGAGGCGTCCACCCTGATGGAGGCCCACGGCATCCGTGTCGTCGTGCCGCCGGGGGCGCAGGCGTGGGCCGATTTGCCGATCGTGCTGCCGGAAATTCGCGGGATGCTGCACCCGCCCGCAGGCACGCTGTCCATCCTCGATGTCGGAGGTGATGACGTCGGCGCCCGGTCACTGGCGTCGTTCCGCACCAGCATCGCGGAGGGCGACTATCAGCTGTGGCAGGTCATCAATGCGAAGCGGCCGTTCACCGACACGGTGGCCGGCTGCCTGGCGATGCGCCGAGCCATCGAGACCGCCTCTCGCTGGTCGATCACCGGTCTCCTGGTCAACTCACATCTTGTCGACCAGACCACGCCGCAGGTGGTGCTGGACGGATGGACACTCGGCCAGGCCGTGGCGAAGGAGACGGGCCTGCCCATTCGCCTCGTGGCCGTGATGGACACTCTGGCTGACGCCCCTGAGCTCGCAGAAATCGGTGCGCCCGTGCTGCGCATGACCCGCCTGATGACGCCGCCATGGCTGGTGCCGCGTCCCGCCTCTCTCTCCCGTCTTCAAGGAGTACGCCCGTGA